Genomic DNA from Oreochromis aureus strain Israel breed Guangdong linkage group 2, ZZ_aureus, whole genome shotgun sequence:
ACATGACGAGCGAGGTATGAACTGCGTCTTGAATTGGTCATTGGTTAATCCTCAGATCCAACTAGCTTTTACACTACTAACACTGTTGTTTTGAAGATAATATAAGCTTCTTGGTCATAcagacttgatttttttttttttaagtagttaATTCTTTGGGGGGTTTTCTGTGTCACTCAGTCCCGGCTTCTGGCACGGGCAGCCAACAAGGCCGACCAGCGCGTCAGCGAGGTGCAGGCTTTGATCGAGGAGCTGCAGTGGGACATGGAGAAGATCCGCCGGCGGGAAAACAGACTGAACGCACACTTGAGCGAGATACTGGAGAGGGTGAGGATAGTGCAGGCTGATTAGAAGCAGGGAAATGTCAGGACATTATTTGTATGTTCTAACACTTCCTGTGTACCCCAGGTAAACAGCAAAGGCTATAAAGTTTGTGGAGAggccagcagtgtgtgtggGACCATCACGATTAACAAGAGAAAGGTACGATTTCCTTTTAGAGTTAAAGCGCAGGTTTTTGGATGGAAAGAAAAACTATAGTGtgagaatgcaaaagcatttttgtatttttcattgaCACAGTTTGAGGAGATGAACAGTGAGCTGGAGGAGAACAGAGAGCTGGCAGAAAATCGTCTCATTGAGCTGCAGAAGCTCGAGCAAGacctgcaaaatgttcagcagGAGAACGGCAGCATGAAGGTACTCGCACTGAACGCAGCATTGTTTTAGTCGCTTGTGATTTATGAGCACTTTTAAAGTCCACTTTTATGAAACCAAGCAACTAAAGTACTAATTTACCATTgtgtaaaaatgctttttactgGAAGCTAATTAAAATGAGTGGATTCACATGAGTGTAACAGAAATGCGAGGAGGTATAGTCAGTTTTTACACCAGAATCTTTCTGATGAACATCAAAAATGTGATGGAAATTATTCAGcagcttattttttttctctggtttGTTGACTTTTCTCATTACCTCTGTTTTGCTCAGACGGAGCTGCTGAACCGAGCTGAAAGCTTGGTGAAAGAAACTGCAGAGTATCGCTGTCTGCAGTCACAGTTTTCTGTGCTCTACAACGAGTCTCTGATCCTCAAGGCTCAGTTAGACGAGACACGCGCTCGACTCAACACCACGAGGACGGCACGGCTACGACAGCTCGAGCACATGGAGGTGGGTtgtgtgtttggggggtttgtttttgtgtgttgtttgttttcgtCACACCTTGTCTTACTCACATCTTCTCTGTGTGCAGAATGATGAGGTGACTCTGCAGAGGAAGGTGCGCACAGAGGTGTTTCAGTTGGAGGACACACTGGCGCAGGTCAGGAAGGAGTATGAGATGCTGCGCATCGAATTTGAGCAGACTCTTGCTGCCAATGAGCAAGCAGGTAACTGATGGAAGTTGTGACATTAAAAGTTAATGCGATgcattatttgtatttgtaccaaaaccCAATTGGCAAATCTTCACCCTTGACTTCCTCTTACTTCATTCAGGTCCCATTAATAGGGAGATGCGACACCTGATCAGCACGTTGCAAACTCACAACCAACAGATGAAGGGAGAGGTGGTGAAATACAAGTTGAGACTTAGAGAAGCTCAAGCTGAGCTCAACCAGGTAAGTGAGATGGAGGCAAGAAGAGAAATTAAACAGTGATGGCATGCTTTCACAGTCACATCTTTTGGGTGAAGTGAAGCAGAACATGATGGCACAATCTGTTACCCTCGTAGGTTCGCGCTTCAAAGGGCAACGCCACCCTCCAATCTCAGTCCAGCACAGAGATGGATGTGAAGGAGGAAACAACTTCTCCATCAACACCAGCTGTTTCTGGGGAACCTGTGGTCAAGACGGAGCCTGACAACGGCTCCTCCACACCCAGCAGCACAGGTAACTACCAGCTTAGCTAACTAATTCTAAGAGCTTATATCATTTTATGTAGCTTTATTTTAgatagctttttattttttcactaaTTAGCCTGTCCCAGTTTACAATTCCTCCATGGCTTTGTCGCATCGTCTTTCTACAGGTGCCTCAGTGAAAACAGAGTCTGGTATAGACCTCGAGGCAACTAtaaaggaagaggagaaggaggagaagaaagagaaggaagaaaagaaagaaaaggacattataaagaaggaggaaaaagagagagagagggagaaagagagggaaaaggagagggagaggccAACACGGAGCAgcgggagcagcagcagcagtagcagcagcatgataaaggaagagaaggagaaacCAGGGAGCAGCAGCCAGGCAGAGGAGTTGGCCGGGGAGCGTCTCTCTATGGTTGGAGGGTCAAAGAGGAAGGAGATGGAGCAGCTGAAGATCGTCCGCACAGAACTCAAGTAAGATACATTAGTGATTtgtattgatttattttaagttGTGTCAGAGATTATTCATCCATGCAggatttttctgcttttttttttttttttttttttttgcacacatAAACTAAAAATATACATTATAAAGAGACATATGACATGTTTACTTTCATTATTGTTGTGGATCTTTGTTCCGCGGGTCAGCTTCAGGCTGCAAACGTCATATGATTCTCTGAATCAACAGCAGTAGCACTGACTAAATAATAAGCTCTTCATTATACAGCAGGTAAACAAAGAATGTTGACATAAAAAACGTGGGTGAACGGTCTTTTTGTTGTATATGAAGCTAGCATAGTTTGAGAAACTCCTTGactgtgtgttgtgtgttcgTTTAGGTGATAGTTTTGTTAAAGATTCTCACTGTGGTTGTGCAGGAAAGCCCAGGAGTCCCAGCGGGAGATGAAGCTGCTGTTGGACATGTACCGCTCAGCACCCAAGGAGCAGAGGGACAAGGTCCAGCTCATGGCTGCGGAGAAGAAGACCAAGTCTGAGGTGATAAGCGCTGCACAATGCAGGCGTTTAGTTAACATGATCGACAAAGTAGCGGAAGTGAATCTGTTTGGTCCACTAAGACGTTTCTGGCatgatttttatgtatttttttacatggatggatggaagcaGATAGTAATGTGCTTTGGGCTTCCCGTATAAATGTCCTGGTTTCAGGCAGAGGAGCTGCGGCAGAGGCTGAGGGAGctggaggagagggagaggagggagggCAAGAAAATGGCTGATGAAGAGGCTCTGAGGAAGATCCGTTCTGTGGAGGAGCAGATTGACATCCTCAACAAGAAGCTGTCCATAGCTAAACAGGTGCGTGATCTCATAATTTAGTTTTTACTCTTAAACACCTGTGCCTGGTTCTTTTCTTCCAACACTCTCGCCTCCTCCTGTAGGAGGAAGACGCTCTGCTGAGCGAGATGGACGTGACGGGCCAGGCTTTTGAGGACATGCAGGAACAGAACATCCGCCTGATGCAGCAGCTCAGAGAAAAAGACGACGCCAACTTCAAGCTGATGAGCGAGCGAATCAAGTCCAACCAGATCCACAAGCTGCTgaaagaggagaaggaggagctCGCCGACCAGCTACTTACTTTAAAAACTCAGGTGAAGCACAAGGCGACTGCAGCACCCATGTGCCCCCCCCACGCTGGTTCATCACGCATAGATTAATTGCTAATTACGAATTAAATATAGTTAATTACTTTCTTTTAATGCACTGTGCATCATAGTGGTTTGTAACAAACATGGTAAAAACAATTTATGCTGAACAGTTTCCTgctttgttcttcttctttttttttaaataaacggGATTTATTGAAATCGTTGTTTGCGCTGTAACTTACAGGTCGATGCCCAGCTGCAGGTGGTGAGGAAGCTTGAGGAGAAGGAGCGCCTCCTGCAGGGCACCATCAACACTGCTGAGAGGGAGTTGGCACTTCGAACACAAGCCCTGGACATGAATAAACGCAAGGTAACACATTGTTCAGCGTGAAGGGGATTAAAGCCAAGGTGAAGGGCAGGAGAAAACCTGCTTGCCCTGGGATGGCAACCACTCCGAATGGCTACTCACTGTGATGCCTTCTGTTTCGTGTGACCTGACCTCGAAGGAAACAGAAGTCCATCGGAGGCCCAGCCTATTGAGTTGAGCAGTCAGTTTTTGAGATTGTTATGTTACCTTGGTACCTTCTCAAGGTGTGCCAAAAAAATCCCTGAGCCTTACGGAAAAACAACTTTTAACAAACAACAGTCTTTCCACAGTGTTTAAATGGATCGGCAATCAGCACCTTGTAGACTTTATGTGGTTTATCTGCTCAGTGTCCTGGGGAGTGGAGGCACTGCTGACATCAAAACACTCAGATGATCCTGATGTAGGAGTTGCCCTCCTACGTAACGGGGAGGAGGAGAACACACCACACCAATGCTTGAGCTTGtctattgatttttattttttttaagagagcAGCTGCAGGCCTCTAACAATACATCTTTCACCGGAGAGCCGGTTCAGCTCGCTAGAAAGTGCCTTTACATTGTGCTTGATCATATGTAAAGCTCAAATAATGTGATAAAATGCCCTGTGACTATGCTGCAAATCAAATTTCCCTAAGAGTGCAGAAACAGAGCTACAAATTGAGCTGCTATTAAGGAATTTAAGCTTTAATGCTATTTAGATGTACATAGTTAAAGTAAATAACTAAAATCACTTTCACATGCTGTactgcagcggtccccaacccccaggcctcggaccggtaccggtccgtgagtcgtttggtaccgggctgcgagagttgaggctcaggtgtgaaatgtatggttttcagggtttttatcggttttcaacgttattttgttatcgttttatcgttaactcggttttcctgggtcttttcacgtgtgttatgaataaatcttctttttttcggtaccggcactagtttgattttgttgtattcatccgcgacacctcattgccggtccgtgaaaatattgtcgggcataaaccggtccgtggcgcaaaaaaggttggggaccgctgctgtactgtgtgtgtgcacagtggAGTGTACAGGGTTAGAATCTCCCCACTGACTGCTCTCGTCCTCCTTCAGGCTCAGGACTCGGCTTTGCTTTCGGAGGAGGTGCGAACTCAGCTGGAGCAGGTTCAGCAGAGGCTCAACCTGGTCAGAGAGGAGGTCGTTGAGAACAGCATCTCCAGGGAAAAGGAGTCCTTCAATGCCCGACGGGCACAGGTACGCAAATCACCAAGTTTTAGTAAACACGGCAGTTTGAAATGCCATCACATAATCATATGCACTGGGATTACAGACTTTAAAGCAATTTAAACTATACTGCTGAAAACAGCCCTACGTGTTGATTCTCCACAGCTATCCCGTATCAGATTGTACCATAAATGTAAATTGgatttaaaacaatttaatttTCTGTCATAAGACTTTCGAGATGACTTTTTCTCAAAATACACAACATATTTTCTAATCCCTAATTGGATTTGTTTCCTCTATAATTCCAATATTTCCATTTTGTTTCCCCTCCAATGAAACGGTGAAAACTTGTCACGTGACTGTTAATGTCACTTATAGTCTCTTTTCCACGAGTACTTACTCTGCTCTATGGGACTCGACTCGGTTTTGATCGTTTTCCATTGCAATTGAGTAGCACCTTAAGGTGCTTGGAGTTGTTATAGCAACGAGGCTGCGACAAAAAGCAGCACAACAGTGAAGGACGTCGAAGCGAGGGTATACCTGCTGCTAAATCGACAGTAAACGTCTGCACCCGGTGGTTTGAACCCGGTGTTGGTTTGTGTGGAGCCATTTGCCTCATTGCTGGGTTTCAAAATGgcgattttgatttttttgaaaGAGTTACTCTCATGACTCTTTAAGTGATGCCACTGACTGGCCAATCGGCAGCATGCAGTCTGTTGATGTCACGTTTTTGGATCGCCTTAGATTGCTTGGAACCCAGCAGAgcagatgctaaaaatgacctAATGGAAACCCCTGAAAAGTTGAGTCGAGTCAGTACAAAAGGGCTATAAGACTATTATAGTCTGTTGTTAGATGAGCCCAAAATATAGGGAGTGTCTCCTTTCACTTACAGCTGTTACAtctccccttttttttctttcttttcaggaGGACATTTCCAAACTGAGGAGAAAGATTGAGAAGGCCAAGAAGCCAGCCGAGAAAATCAGCAATGGAGACGATATtctaaatgaagaaataaatgaTTATAAGGTGGGTTTAGGTACTGGCACTGAGTTTAGagtgtttgttcattttaaacatCAGCTGTCACAAAGTCAACAAAATACACTATATATACCGTAAATCCCGGACTACAGAGCGCACCTGATTAAAAGCTGCATGCTCTAAttgtagaaagaaaatcaattttgtACTTGTACAGGCCGCGCCGGATGTTAAGCCGTATGCGTTCCACTTGTAATAtgagatatttacacagaaatattacatgTGAGGATTTTCAACGTTTAATTTAATCCGTAAGGTAACATAAACATGGTAACATAAACATTATGgtaacatacaaaaatacatactgcaaatgcttttttCCTCGAACAGCGCCTGTAACACGGCTACTTTTAAGTATACGTACGAATCGGTAACACACAAATTACGttgcttatgttttttttacggaacagtgcacaaacaacattacaacgtctcttaacaaccgataaaaacatatatatactacttatcattttgattggtctactgttaccaggcaaaatgtttttggccgcatgaaaaaaaaatatgcattagcCTCACATCAGTATAAGCCgcagtgttcacagtgtggGAAAAAAGTAGCGGCTTATGACTCGAAAACTACGGTATACACTATACAATGCGGGAAGACACAAAGTCTCAGAAGAATATTTAGACATTTtgggaaaaatacatttatttggtGTCTTGGATAGTTTTAAAGGAGATGAATTATTGCTGCTAAATTAGGAGTTGGGGCCTGCAGCCAGACCCTCAGCTTAGCATAAAGTCTTGAGGCAGACTAGCCTGGCTCTCGACGAAGGTGATCCGATGAGTCTGCCAGAACACAAAGCTCAGTGATGTGTGTATTGCATCTTTAGTGTAGAAATTTCAACATTTGCAGGAGGTTATGTCTTTTAGACACTCTGGGAAGTTACCAGTCTCAAACAAGATAAAGCACAGCAACATAAACTCCTGTGCTTTCTGTTCCCCATGTATTCAGTCTTTGTGCTAATCTAAGCTTACAGGTTGCTAGCTATAACTTCCTATTTACTATAAAGGCAAAATGAGGGTAACCTTGTGGTAGTGTTTCTCCTCTAACTCTGAAACAGTCCTGCTTTAAATCTGATGACCATCCGATAACTTTATCATTCTAATGCTAGCACTGAAAAACATCTGAGGTCAAACTACAGTGTCACCAATTGTGGGAAAAAATACAAGCAGATCCTGTTACACCTAAGTAATGTCTCATGGCTGCGAGCCTTCTGGCAAAATCCATAAACAAATACACTGACAGGTGTTATAGCTGCGTATGTTTTGGGGAATGTGATCAGAGTGTTTATGGTCTCAAAGTACCAGGAACTAGTTCAGGAGTGCAGGGGAAGGGGCTGGAAGACTTTCTATTAGCCCATAGAAGTGGATTGTAGGGGCTTTGCTGGACGATCACTGCACAGTCCTGGGCTGGCTGGGTGTGGCTGGGGCAGCCAAGAAGAGGGCCATCCAGGCTGTGAGCGAAGCGGCAGAGAAACCCACAAGGTGGCTGCAGATTAAGAGGGCTGATCCGTGGGTAGCTACCGGAATGTCAGAGCCTGGGCGAGGGTCTATGATGTTGCGAGACCCGAAACACCTGATGACCTGAGGATACATCACTGAAGATGCGTGCCAGTGCATCCAGGAGATGTTTCTTGCATGCGGATGGAATAAAACAACTGGAATTCAGTGGATCTGTCAGAAAACAGACTTGCTCAAATTTCAGTTTCCTATAGGCCTGTGATCACATTTTTCCAGATTTATCCACAGAGGCAGTACATATAATTATGACTTGAGTCTTTGGTGATACAGACCTGCTTTACAGGATTTCTGTTCTTCTAAGAGAGTGGTTGAGTGTTAAGTCTGGTTTGAGGGCTTCACTCCTGCCCTAGATATTCATGTCCGCTCATTAGGAACCATTCAGTCGAGAACAAAAATGTCTGTATTGTaattcctcctctctctctctctctctcgctctctcgctttctctctACAGGCACGTCTTACATGTCCGTGCTGCAACTCCCGGGTGAAGGATGCTGTGCTGACAAAGTGCTTCCACGTCTTCTGCTTCGAATGCGTTAAAACGCGCTACGACACACGCCAGAGGAAGTGCCCCAAATGCAACGCGGCCTTTGGGGCCAACGACTTCCATCGCATCTACATCGGCTAAAAGCCACGCAGCTAAACTCGTGAGGAAGCGGGTCAGCAAGATGAGCTGGAGTAGAGACACTGCCTGGGGAAAAGACTCAGCATGGCACTCACGTGCCCCCTCCTCCAAATATGTACTTCCCTTACACTCTGATATGCGAGAGACTGTTGGTGAGGAGTCAGTCGATGATTTCAGCTCTGTGTGGGCCGCAGTGATGCTCTGAAGTTttttgttgtcgttgttgttgttttattttagcaATAACTGAAGCTTCTCTCATCCATTGTCCActaattaactttttttttaaatgctggtGCAGACAGAAGCTTGTTTGTGTCCACTCATTTGAAAGCAGCCCATTAAACCAGTTTTCAGAGAAACAGCAGTGCTGTGTATGTACACTGTAAATGccattgtttcttttcttttttttatctgccTGTTTTTGCTCAGTGCTGCCCTGAAACAAGCTGACTTCGTGCTGTATAATTGCTTTTCTGCTAGTTATTAAAATGACATGAAAActgttctgcttcttcttcgttttttttattattataaaaaccATGTGAAAAGTCTTAACATTTGACCCTGCAGCATTAAACCACAAGTCCCAGTGTGCAAATCTCTGTTTATCCCCGCTCACCAGAGCGCTTTCCTCCCTCTGCTCCTCCTCCCCGAAGCCCCAGACGTGTTTCCACGCTGGAAACGGTCGTTAGAAACGCTGGAAGGAAGGGAGTGCCGAACGGGAACGGTGGCAAGAAGGGatttttctctctcgctctctctctctttaaatGTTATGCAACATAATCCATCACAGAAGTGCATTTTGATGCAAGTTTAGAGACAAAGGAGCACCAAACTTGATCGCtgtggagctcagagctgaaaTAAGAGGCTTTAGGAGACTCGTGGCCAGCTCACACTCGCAGAGTTTCGGTCGTTTTCTTGCAGATCTGCTCAGGAAACAAACCACTTTTGGATTCATACACTGCcggagtttttttgttgttgtttttaactgtAACTTTCCGTTACGTTTTGACTGATGATCTCATATCTCTATCGCTGCTGGATCTAAGCCTTTAACGGTTTCTTACCAAATATAGCTGGAGCGTCCTTGGGGAGCGCAGAGTTCCAGGATTGGATATTTTTTGCAGTGCTGCCAGAGTTTATAATTAAACACTAATAGTAATAATATCAACCTGGATTTTTTAAACCAGtattttatctgaatttcaaaTTTTACACTTGAATCTcgtattgttatttttaaaagcgTGCGCCTTTTGCTGCCTGTTCCTCTGCCTGTTGTGCTACATGTTGATTTAAAACGCGGTGTGCAGTCAGCGAATGCTCCCAACAGAAGCCATTTTTAAGTCTTTGATTTTCAGTCTGAGTCACTGAACACGAGCTGCTCAACCTGCTCTCAGCTGCAGCGTGAACCTGTGCGCGTTCACTTGGCACATTTTCCCCTCATTGTTCTCAAACCGCCTTTCAGTGACTCTGTGCGTCTGGGCTGAGAGCTGAGAGCGCAGTGGATGTGCCATGGCTCGGGTTTTGCTTACTATCTGTGTGTTGGCTCTCGGCTTGACGGTGGCCTGGGCTGGAGCCGAAGCTCGGGCTGAGCAGGCCAAGGCGGACAGCCCATCGGTGGTTACCCTGCGTACCGTTTTCACGGGAACCTGCCAGGAGATCCACCGGTACGCGGAGTCGTTAGTGGGAACCAGCGTGATACGATCAGCTGCTGAGGTAACGAGGGGAGGTGCACCGCGGGATAACACTCTTTTCCTCCTTGCACCAGGAAGTGGATTTGAATTGTTAAAATGCGGTGGTCTAACTTCACTATTCTCTCAGTATTCTCGCTCAGTGCTTAACTGTACCTGATTACTAATTTTGAAAGCTCCAACCTTTCTCTTTAACCTTTCTCCACCCATCACTTCACCCTCTACACACGCAATCCTCTCCATGTGCTCTTCAACTTGATAATCTCCCTTCCTGATCCCCCATCATCTTCTCTGCCCtcatttttctgtcttctcCTCACCCCTCCGCACTCTTGCACACACTCATCTCTACCTCCCTGCTCCTACTACT
This window encodes:
- the rnf20 gene encoding E3 ubiquitin-protein ligase BRE1A encodes the protein MSGQKRPADPSGPSSSGAPPEKRREREGEDGGAGVSAAAGGSTAVETVIKLGGVSNSEEQDIKALQTKNRKLGESLDQRQVIEDELRERIERLETRQATDDASLLILNRYWNQFDENIRLIIRRYDQASSEPEKSPTGEGRSLKPETPEPDGDSNQERAKDRGHQGETNNSFLATLASSSSEEMEAELQERVESSQKQATRVLEIYESLKNTVAQLKAELDSGAEGSLWVVASKLNTLLTSENERLQQLTEDLKQKYTHMTSESRLLARAANKADQRVSEVQALIEELQWDMEKIRRRENRLNAHLSEILERVNSKGYKVCGEASSVCGTITINKRKFEEMNSELEENRELAENRLIELQKLEQDLQNVQQENGSMKTELLNRAESLVKETAEYRCLQSQFSVLYNESLILKAQLDETRARLNTTRTARLRQLEHMENDEVTLQRKVRTEVFQLEDTLAQVRKEYEMLRIEFEQTLAANEQAGPINREMRHLISTLQTHNQQMKGEVVKYKLRLREAQAELNQVRASKGNATLQSQSSTEMDVKEETTSPSTPAVSGEPVVKTEPDNGSSTPSSTGASVKTESGIDLEATIKEEEKEEKKEKEEKKEKDIIKKEEKEREREKEREKERERPTRSSGSSSSSSSSMIKEEKEKPGSSSQAEELAGERLSMVGGSKRKEMEQLKIVRTELKKAQESQREMKLLLDMYRSAPKEQRDKVQLMAAEKKTKSEAEELRQRLRELEERERREGKKMADEEALRKIRSVEEQIDILNKKLSIAKQEEDALLSEMDVTGQAFEDMQEQNIRLMQQLREKDDANFKLMSERIKSNQIHKLLKEEKEELADQLLTLKTQVDAQLQVVRKLEEKERLLQGTINTAERELALRTQALDMNKRKAQDSALLSEEVRTQLEQVQQRLNLVREEVVENSISREKESFNARRAQEDISKLRRKIEKAKKPAEKISNGDDILNEEINDYKARLTCPCCNSRVKDAVLTKCFHVFCFECVKTRYDTRQRKCPKCNAAFGANDFHRIYIG